In Escherichia ruysiae, a genomic segment contains:
- the avtA gene encoding valine--pyruvate transaminase: MTFSLFGDKFTRHSGITLLMEDLNDGLRTPGAIMLGGGNPAQIPEMQDYFQTLLTDMLESGKATDALCNYDGPQGKTELLTLLAEMLREKLGWDIEPQNIALTNGSQSAFFYLFNLFAGRRADGRVKKVLFPLAPEYIGYADAGLEEDLFVSARPNIELLPEGQFKYHVDFEHLHIGEETGMICVSRPTNPTGNVITDEELLKLDALANQHGIPLVIDNAYGVPFPGIIFSEARPLWNPNIVLCMSLSKLGLPGSRCGIIIANEKIITAITNMNGIISLAPGGIGPAMMCEMIKRNDLLRLSETVIKPFYYQRVQETIAIIRRYLPEDRCLIHKPEGAIFLWLWFKDLPITTEQLYQRLKARGVLMVPGHNFFPGLDKPWPHTHQCMRMNYVPEPEKIEAGVKILAEEIERAWTESH; this comes from the coding sequence ATGACATTCTCCCTTTTTGGTGACAAATTTACCCGCCACTCCGGCATTACGCTGCTGATGGAAGATCTGAACGACGGCTTACGCACGCCCGGCGCGATTATGCTCGGCGGCGGCAATCCGGCGCAGATCCCGGAAATGCAGGACTACTTCCAGACGCTGCTGACCGACATGCTGGAAAGCGGCAAAGCCACTGATGCGCTGTGTAATTACGACGGCCCGCAGGGGAAAACGGAGCTACTCACACTACTTGCCGAAATGCTACGCGAGAAGCTGGGTTGGGATATCGAACCACAGAATATTGCACTAACAAACGGCAGCCAGAGCGCGTTTTTCTACTTATTTAATCTGTTTGCCGGACGCCGCGCCGATGGTCGGGTCAAAAAAGTGCTGTTCCCGCTGGCACCAGAATACATTGGCTACGCTGACGCCGGACTGGAAGAAGATCTTTTCGTCTCTGCGCGTCCAAATATTGAACTGCTGCCAGAAGGCCAGTTTAAATACCACGTCGATTTTGAACATCTGCATATTGGCGAAGAGACCGGGATGATTTGCGTCTCCCGTCCAACGAACCCAACAGGCAATGTGATTACTGACGAAGAGTTGCTGAAGCTGGATGCGCTGGCGAATCAACACGGCATTCCGCTGGTGATTGATAACGCTTATGGCGTCCCGTTCCCGGGTATCATCTTCAGCGAAGCGCGCCCGCTGTGGAATCCGAATATCGTACTGTGCATGAGTCTTTCCAAGCTGGGTCTACCAGGCTCCCGCTGCGGCATTATCATCGCCAATGAAAAAATCATCACCGCCATCACGAATATGAACGGCATTATCAGCCTGGCGCCTGGCGGTATTGGTCCGGCGATGATGTGTGAAATGATTAAGCGTAACGATCTGCTGCGCCTGTCAGAAACGGTCATCAAGCCGTTCTACTACCAGCGTGTTCAGGAAACTATCGCCATCATTCGCCGCTATTTACCAGAAGATCGCTGCCTGATTCATAAACCCGAAGGAGCCATTTTCCTCTGGCTATGGTTTAAGGATTTGCCAATTACCACCGAGCAGCTTTACCAGCGCCTGAAAGCGCGCGGCGTGCTGATGGTGCCGGGGCACAACTTCTTCCCTGGGCTGGATAAACCGTGGCCGCATA
- the malS gene encoding alpha-amylase, translating to MKLSACFLTLLPGFAVAANWTSQGFPIFTEQGTGTFVSHAKLAKSTRPLTLNFDQQCWQPVNAIKLNQMLSLQPCDNTPPQWRLFRAGEYKLQIDTRSGTPTLMISIQNTAEPVATPIRECPKWDGRPLTLDVSATFPEGAAIRDYYSQQIATVKNGQITLQPAATSNGLLLLERAETGTSAPFDWHNATVYFVLTDRFENGDLSNDQSYGRHKDGMAEIGTFHGGDLRGLTNKLDYLQQLGVNALWISAPFEQIHGWVGGGTKGDFPHYAYHGYYTQDWTNLDANMGNEADLRTLVDSAHQRGIRILFDVVMNHTGYATLADMQEYQFGALYISGDELKKTLGDRWSDWKPAAGQTWHSFNDYINFSDKTGWDKWWGKNWVRTDIGDYDNPGFDDLTMSLAFLPDIKTESTTASGLPVFYKNKPDTHAKAIDGYTPRDYLTHWLSQWVRDYGIDGFRVDTAKHVELPAWQQLKTQASAALSEWKKANPDKALDGKPFWMTGEAWGHGVMQSDYYRHGFDAMINFDYQEQAAKAVDCLAQMDTTWQQMADKLQDFNVLSYLSSHDTRLFREGGDKAAELLLLAPGAVQIFYGDESSRPFGATGSDPLQGTRSDMNWQDVSGKSAASVAHWQRLGQFRARHPAIGAGKQTTLPLKQGYGFVREHGNDKVMVVWAGQQ from the coding sequence ATGAAACTTTCCGCCTGTTTTCTGACACTCCTTCCCGGCTTTGCCGTTGCCGCCAACTGGACTTCGCAGGGGTTCCCCATCTTTACCGAACAGGGGACAGGAACATTTGTCAGCCACGCTAAGCTGGCTAAAAGTACGCGTCCACTAACGCTAAATTTTGACCAACAGTGCTGGCAACCAGTGAATGCGATAAAACTCAATCAGATGCTTTCCCTGCAACCTTGCGATAACACACCGCCACAATGGCGATTGTTCAGAGCTGGCGAATATAAGCTGCAAATCGACACCCGCTCCGGCACGCCAACGTTGATGATTTCGATCCAAAACACCGCCGAACCAGTAGCAACCCCAATCCGTGAATGCCCGAAATGGGATGGACGACCACTTACGCTTGATGTCAGTGCCACTTTCCCGGAAGGTGCGGCAATCCGTGATTATTACAGCCAACAAATCGCGACGGTGAAAAACGGTCAAATAACGTTACAACCTGCCGCCACCAGTAACGGCTTGCTACTGCTGGAACGGGCAGAAACTGGCACCTCTGCCCCTTTCGACTGGCATAACGCCACCGTTTACTTTGTGCTGACAGACCGTTTCGAAAACGGCGATCTCAGCAATGACCAGAGCTACGGTCGTCATAAAGACGGTATGGCGGAAATTGGCACTTTTCACGGCGGCGATTTACGCGGCCTGACCAACAAACTGGATTATCTCCAGCAGCTCGGCGTCAATGCCCTATGGATCAGCGCCCCATTTGAGCAAATTCACGGCTGGGTAGGCGGTGGTACAAAAGGCGATTTCCCGCATTATGCCTACCACGGTTATTACACACAGGACTGGACGAATCTTGATGCAAATATGGGCAACGAAGCCGATCTACGGACGCTGGTTGATAGCGCGCACCAGCGCGGTATTCGTATTCTCTTTGATGTGGTGATGAACCATACCGGTTATGCCACGCTGGCGGATATGCAGGAGTATCAGTTTGGCGCGTTATATATTTCTGGTGATGAGCTGAAAAAAACGCTGGGTGACCGCTGGAGCGACTGGAAACCCGCCGCCGGGCAAACCTGGCATAGTTTTAACGATTACATTAATTTCAGCGACAAAACAGGGTGGGATAAATGGTGGGGGAAAAACTGGGTCAGAACGGATATTGGAGATTACGACAATCCTGGATTCGACGATCTCACCATGTCGCTGGCCTTTTTACCGGATATAAAGACCGAATCTACCACCGCTTCAGGTCTGCCGGTGTTCTATAAAAACAAACCGGATACCCACGCTAAAGCCATCGATGGCTATACGCCGCGCGATTATTTAACTCACTGGTTAAGCCAGTGGGTTCGCGACTACGGGATTGATGGTTTTCGGGTCGACACCGCCAAACATGTTGAGTTGCCCGCCTGGCAGCAACTGAAAACTCAGGCCAGCGCCGCACTTAGCGAATGGAAAAAAGCGAATCCCGATAAAGCGTTAGATGGTAAACCTTTCTGGATGACCGGCGAAGCCTGGGGTCATGGCGTGATGCAAAGTGACTACTATCGCCACGGCTTCGATGCGATGATCAACTTCGATTATCAGGAACAGGCGGCGAAAGCCGTCGATTGTCTGGCGCAGATGGATACCACCTGGCAGCAAATGGCAGATAAATTGCAGGATTTCAACGTGTTGAGCTATCTCTCCTCGCATGATACCCGCCTGTTCCGCGAAGGAGGCGACAAAGCAGCAGAGTTATTATTATTAGCGCCAGGCGCGGTACAAATCTTTTACGGTGATGAATCCTCGCGTCCGTTCGGAGCCACCGGCTCAGATCCGCTGCAAGGCACACGCTCGGATATGAACTGGCAGGATGTTAGCGGTAAATCTGCCGCCAGCGTTGCGCACTGGCAACGCCTCGGTCAGTTCCGCGCCCGCCATCCAGCGATTGGCGCGGGTAAGCAGACCACATTGCCACTGAAACAAGGTTATGGATTTGTCCGTGAACATGGCAATGATAAAGTGATGGTTGTCTGGGCGGGGCAACAGTAA
- a CDS encoding protein bax: MILTPIRRYGAMILMLLTLVFSSEVLAKTHTTTTSQKSHLTKASNKQVSSKQEYSRNSAKSSSLPDLRKYPSGTPRKKAFLRTVMPYITSQNAAITAERNWLISKQYQGQWSPSERARLQDIAKRYKVKWSGNTRKIPWNTLLERVDIIPTSMVATMAAAESGWGTSKLARSNNNLFGMKCMKGRCTNAPGKVKGYSQFSSVKESVSAYVTNLNTHPAYASFRKSRAQLRKADQEVTATAMIHKLKGYSTKGQSYNNYLFAMYQDNQRLIAAHM; the protein is encoded by the coding sequence ATGATTTTGACTCCCATACGACGATATGGGGCGATGATTCTTATGTTACTCACTCTGGTGTTTTCGAGTGAGGTGTTAGCGAAGACGCACACGACAACAACGAGTCAAAAGTCCCACTTAACTAAAGCTAGTAATAAACAGGTAAGCAGTAAACAAGAGTATTCTCGCAATAGTGCAAAGAGCAGTTCACTTCCTGATTTGCGAAAATACCCTTCCGGAACACCAAGAAAAAAAGCGTTTCTCCGGACTGTAATGCCCTATATTACCAGCCAAAATGCTGCCATTACGGCGGAACGTAACTGGCTGATTTCAAAACAGTACCAGGGGCAATGGTCGCCTTCAGAGCGTGCACGTCTACAAGACATTGCCAAACGCTATAAGGTGAAGTGGTCCGGTAATACGCGAAAAATCCCGTGGAATACGCTACTCGAACGCGTAGACATTATCCCGACCAGTATGGTAGCGACGATGGCTGCCGCAGAAAGCGGTTGGGGAACGTCGAAGCTGGCGCGTAGTAACAACAACCTGTTCGGCATGAAGTGCATGAAAGGGCGTTGTACCAATGCGCCGGGTAAAGTGAAGGGGTACTCTCAGTTCAGTTCTGTAAAAGAATCGGTGAGCGCCTATGTCACTAACCTGAATACGCATCCGGCTTACGCTTCTTTCCGCAAATCACGTGCACAATTGCGTAAAGCGGATCAGGAAGTTACCGCCACAGCGATGATTCATAAGCTGAAAGGTTATTCCACGAAAGGGCAGAGCTATAACAACTACCTGTTCGCGATGTACCAGGATAACCAGCGGTTAATTGCCGCGCATATGTAA